The Microlunatus soli genome contains the following window.
ATGTAGGCGGTGGTCAACGGCTTCAGCTCGGGATCGTCCGGCTCGGCGTTCAGGTCGCCGGTCAGGATCGCCGGGTCGTCGCTGCCGATCAGGTCGACGATCTGCTCGGCCTGCTGCTGCCGGTCCAGTTGTGAGCTTGCCGACAGATGGGTGTTGTAGAAGTCGAGTTGCCGGCCGCGGACGTCGATGGTGGCGTGCAGCAGGCCGCGCTGCTCCTGATCAGGGCTGCGGAAGAGGTGGGTGTTGTCCGAGGCGACGATCGGGTAGCGGGACAGGATCGCGGTCCCGTACTGGATCCGATCGGTGCTGCCGGCGGGCGGGTCGTTGTCGATGTTGGCGCCGAAGACGACATGGAAGCCGGTGCGTTCGGCCAACTCGGCCGCCTCGTCGGTCCACTCGCTGCGTTCGGAGTAGTGGTTGTCGACCTCCTGCAGGCCGATGATGTCGGCGCCGGATGAGGTGATCACCGAGGCGATCCGGTCCAAGGACAGGACGTCGTCGGTTCCGGCCGCGTGATGGATGTTGAACGTCATCACGTCGACCACTCGGCTCGGTCCGGTCGAGGCGTCCGCGGTCGGCGACGCGGCGCTCAGGGCGGTGGTCACGGTCAGCGCAGTCAACAGCACGGTGCTCAGGATCCTTCGCGGCATCAGTTCTTCACCTCTCGGTCGATTCGGTTGTCGAGTCGGCTGGCAGCGGCAGCCACTCCAGCACCTGGCGGATCTCGGCGTCCCACAGTCCCCACTCGTGTTCCCCCGGGACGAAGGAGGTCCGGACCGGCAGGCCGGCGTCCTCGATGGCTCGGACCAGCTTCCGGTTGTCCGGCTCCAGGGCGTCCTCGGTGCCGCACCCGACATACAGCGCGGGACACTCGGCGACGTCGATCGAGGACAGCAACGCGAACAGGTCGGCCGAGTCGGGGATCGGTTGATCACCGAAGATCCGTTCGAACATCCGCGGATCGTCCGGTCGGGGTCGATTGGTCCGCAGTCCGGTGATGTTCACCGCACCGGACAGACTGGCTGCTGCGGCAAAGCGTTCGGGCTTGCTCAGTGCCCAGTGCAGTGCGCCGTAGCCGCCCATCGAGAGCCCGGCGACGAAGGTGTCCTCCGGACGGTCGGAGACCCGGAACATGCTGTGTACCAGGGCCGGGAGCTCTTCGGTGAGGAAGGTCTGGTAGGCGCCGCCGTAGGCCTGGTCGTGATAGAAGCTGCGATGCACCTGCGGCATCACCACCGCGAGGCCGAGGGGTGCGGCGTATCGTTCGATCGAGGTCCGGCGCAACCAGGTCGTGTCATCGTCGCTGAGGCCGTGCAGCAGGTACAGCAGCGGCGGCGGCGCGTCGGATGCCGTGCCAGCCATGCCGATCTGGGTGCGAGTCTGTTGCGGAAGCAGCACGGTCATCGAGGTGCTGAGTCCGAGGGCGTCGGAGTAGAAGTCGCAGCGCAGGTGAGCCATGATCATCAGCCTGCCACGGTGATCTTGAGAGTGCGCGACGGCTCACGGTCGTAGCCGGTGATCTCGATCCGGTCCGCATACACCTCGGCGATCGCATAGGCGTTGCTGTCGGCGGTCTGGAGCACGCCGGAGAGGGTCAGGTAGTGCACGCCCCGGTAGCTGCCGTAGCCGCCCTGGTGCTGATGACCGTTGACCCAGGCCGCGAGCGCCCCGAAGTCTGCCAACCAGTCGCGGAGTTCTTGATCATCGAGCAGGTTGTCGTGGTGATCGGGGAAGACCGGGTGGTGGGCGAAGATCATGGCGCGCAGGCCGCGGTGCTCGGCGTCGGTGAGCTGGTCGGCCAACCAGTCCCTCTGAGCCGGACCGATGGTGCCGTTCCACGGATTGGCGTTCGGCCGACCTGCGGCACGCAGTCGCTGCAGGAGTCGATCACCGTCCTCCCGGGCGGGCGTCCCCGGAGCCGTCGCGATCACCCCGACCTGATTGGTGTCGAGCACCAGGAAACGCCAGCCCGGCAGATCGAAGGCGTAGTACGGCTCCGCCATGCCGAACGCCCGGCAGACCGTCTGTTGGTCGTTGACGGTGTCCGACCGGTGAGTGCTGAAATCGTGATTGCCGAGCACCTGGCGGAACTCGACCGACGATGCGTCCATCAGCTCCAGGATCGGCGCGGCATTCGCCAGATCATGATCGATCAGATCTCCGAGGTGGATCGCGAAGGACACCTGGTGCCGCTCGAATTCGGCGATGGCGGCCGACAACTTGCCCGGTGATGCCCGGAAGTGCCGATCGAGAGCGATATCCGGTTCGTCGTCTGCGTACTGGACATCGGCGATCAGGCCGAAGCGGAACAGTGGCTGCTCAAGGCTCACGGCTGAAGTCTGGCCCGCGGCAACGAGCTTGGCAACCGTTTGCGGCAGAAGCGGACACTGCCGGGCCGGCGTTCACCGACTGTTGGTCGCGCGGTCACGCGAACGCTCAGTCGCCGTCGGCGATCTCGCGGAGGATGCTGGCTGCTCGGGCCAGTGCCTTGCGGTCGGCGGGGGAGAGTTCGCTGAGGTGGGACAGGAACCAGTT
Protein-coding sequences here:
- a CDS encoding endonuclease/exonuclease/phosphatase family protein translates to MPRRILSTVLLTALTVTTALSAASPTADASTGPSRVVDVMTFNIHHAAGTDDVLSLDRIASVITSSGADIIGLQEVDNHYSERSEWTDEAAELAERTGFHVVFGANIDNDPPAGSTDRIQYGTAILSRYPIVASDNTHLFRSPDQEQRGLLHATIDVRGRQLDFYNTHLSASSQLDRQQQAEQIVDLIGSDDPAILTGDLNAEPDDPELKPLTTAYIDSWTAAGKGDGWTHPSEAPTKRIDFILGTDAVNPVRTRVLDNTPEASDHLPVISRIVLG
- a CDS encoding alpha/beta hydrolase, with the translated sequence MIMAHLRCDFYSDALGLSTSMTVLLPQQTRTQIGMAGTASDAPPPLLYLLHGLSDDDTTWLRRTSIERYAAPLGLAVVMPQVHRSFYHDQAYGGAYQTFLTEELPALVHSMFRVSDRPEDTFVAGLSMGGYGALHWALSKPERFAAAASLSGAVNITGLRTNRPRPDDPRMFERIFGDQPIPDSADLFALLSSIDVAECPALYVGCGTEDALEPDNRKLVRAIEDAGLPVRTSFVPGEHEWGLWDAEIRQVLEWLPLPADSTTESTER
- a CDS encoding metallophosphoesterase, producing the protein MSLEQPLFRFGLIADVQYADDEPDIALDRHFRASPGKLSAAIAEFERHQVSFAIHLGDLIDHDLANAAPILELMDASSVEFRQVLGNHDFSTHRSDTVNDQQTVCRAFGMAEPYYAFDLPGWRFLVLDTNQVGVIATAPGTPAREDGDRLLQRLRAAGRPNANPWNGTIGPAQRDWLADQLTDAEHRGLRAMIFAHHPVFPDHHDNLLDDQELRDWLADFGALAAWVNGHQHQGGYGSYRGVHYLTLSGVLQTADSNAYAIAEVYADRIEITGYDREPSRTLKITVAG